The genomic window TATATCACTTACAAAAATATGCCATGTGACAACAACCAAGAATTATGTGAAAATATCATCATTCTATAAGAAACATATCACTTATACTATAGAAGTACTAACAATTCTACAAAATTGACATGGGTATACAAAATGCCATGGCAAAAATTTAAACTCATTGATGTCTACTagacaactttattcttgtagactttgttgggcctccaaatgtagagttttgtaggacactagcaaatttccctcaggtggatgacctgaGATTTATTGATCCGTGAGAGGTGTAGAATGAAGAtggttctctctcaaacaatcctgcaatcaaatacaaagagtctcttgtgtccccaacacactcaatacaattgtcagttgtataggtgcactagttcggtgaagagatgatgaTAGATGGGTAATATGGATGATAGAaatagatttttgtaatatgaACAATTagaaacatcaaggtagcaagtagGAAAAGGCGAGCAAAACGTTGTCTCAATGCTTAGAAATGAGGGCcaaggttcatactttcgctaaTGCAATATCTCAACATCATTAACATATTCGAATCACATGCAAATCCCTCAAAGGGtggcaaagaatcactccaaagtctctATTCCTATCGGAGAAAGTATGATGAAATCACGTAGTtagtaaaccacctcaaagttgtgttTCCAATCAATCTTATTGTAATGACCCGATCCCGGCAGGGCCCCGAATCTCCATGCTTCATGTGCCAGTCCCTTGATCGATTTCTGGCACGCATAGTTCATGATGAAATACCAGAAAATAACACACGTCAAAGTATTACATCACAGATCCAGACTTGAATACATTACATACCTACTAGCCCAAGGCTAGCTTGATACATTATGCATCGGGACATAAAATAATATCTTGCGGTGCCCATCCACTCATAGGCAACAGTTGAGTATAGCATCGTAACTCTACTTTGCATCTCTCTTTCGACATAGAAAATCCTGCAATATGATACATTGCAACCACAAGGTTCAATACAtcgaatgtattggcaagttacaaaCTTTGAAGTAGCAACCCTACGAGTGTTCAACATGTCAAGGGAagtgtttttctttttagtttctaAAAACTTATTCCTTTTGCTTCTACTTACTAGTCAAGATATTTCAACCACAGTTGCCTTACTGAATGAATTAGCTCTTCTCCAATTAGTTTACCATGAGAGCCCCTTAGGAATCACGTTTACCCAAACATTACCATAAGAGCCCCTCAGGATCATGGTTAAACAAACACTGCCACAAGAGCCCCTCAGGGATCGCGGTTAACAAACATTGCCATGAGAGCCCCTCATGATCATGGTTAATCAAACATGTCCAAGAGAGCTGCTCAGGATAGTGGTTAACAAGCACTGCCATGAGAGCCCCTCGGGGTCATGGTTTTTCAATCACAACAGGGTCAAACGTTCTTGTCCATGATTCACACAAAAGCCCAACAACAAAGGTAACGTAAGATTCAACAACAGGTGGCTATCCTGTACTGATTTTGTAACTTTGTAAGGTAAACAGGGTAGAACAAGGTCAAGGGTGCAACTTGCCTGGTAATCATTGATATTCCTGACATAACAAATCTTGGTAATTGATGAAGTTCTTCACACACACACAATCTTGGTAAAGCTACCCTTCGCTCTTCGTACAATCTATCATAAGTAATGAGCAATCATAAACAACAATACAATACAAACAAACATACAACAAGTGTTGTGCATGGTGTTAGTGTCACTATGTTGCGAGATCATGTGTCATGTGTTAACCCATAAGAGTTTGGAAAAACAACATAGTGATTGTTAATTGGAATACATATGACATAAGGGTTCGCATGCGAGTTTCAATTCATACGGGTCCATCACATAAGGATTATGCGATGTCAAGTTGTGGTTGCGAGATTATGCAAAAGGAATCTTGCAACTAGAGTCATGGTCTATGAATCTTGGATAGCCAAGTTCATGTTCAAGTTTGACTAACAATTCAAACTTGTTGACCTTCCATGGACTTGAATACACACAGTCTTGGCTAGGTTTCATTTAAGTTTCACTCGTTGATCTTGACTTAAGTTGGGTTTTATGTTTGGATTAGTTTGAACTCTTGAACTTCATATTTGAATTGCTTTCAAATAATTTGAATTAGGTTTAACTAATTTGAATACGTTCATCTACTTTTATTAAATTGGTTGGCTTATAATGCAATTTGAATTTATTTAGGGTTCACCTTATTTGAATTCAAATTGAATTTAGTTTAAATGATACTTGAATTTGAATTCAATTTAAGTTTAAAATGTTGAATCTAGTTCAAGTTCAAAATATATCTTAAATTGGGATTAAATAAATGACTTCCAAAATTTAATTTAGGGTTTAAACCAAATTCAAATTATTTTATTCTCCCGAAAGTCAAATACAAATCCAATATGACTACTAAAGTTTATTTATTTAAATTAAGGATAAACTAAAGTCAAGTTTAAATCCAAAGCATTTACTAAGTGCAATTAGTTTTCAAATTTTACTTAAGTTTGAACTAAATTCAATTTAAGATTAATTTCCTAAAAATAATTACTAGGTTCAATTTAAATTACTAATTTATAAGGCAAAAGTTTCATTCAAATTAAACCTATGGTTTCAAGGTTATAACCAATTTGAGTTTGAattaaattaaaattaaaatttctAAATTCAAATAATAATCTAAGATGGTTACTAAGTTAATTTTAAGTTTGTGACTTAGTTGCAAAATAATTACTCTAATAAACACTTTATTTCAAGATTAAACTAGATTTGGGTTTAAATACTATTTAAATTAGAGATACTGTTTAAACTATATTCTAATTCTAATTTTAAATTATTTAAATTTTGGGCTGCAATATCTAAGTTGAAACTATATTTCACCAGATTAATTTTGCCAAAACAATTAATTTAATTGGACTTCTAAAATGCAAGCTATGTCCATTTTAAGTTCAAATTCATTCTGTTTGAATTCATATTTTAAACTATTTAAATTCCAGAGACGGGACGGTCGGAACCGGATCCACGCCATCATTGTTGCCCCTCTACTGCGGATGCACTGCAACCACTGGGAGAGGAAGAAGCACCGACGACAGGTCGAAGACGGGCACGCGTGCGTCGGTGTTGAACATCGTTGCCTCTACCATGGATGGCCGCAGCGAGCCCCACCGCCGCCCACGGGGATCAACCCCTGAAGCACCGGTCCGAGACCGAAAGTTGATCGGCGCCAAGACGACGATTGGCCgccgacgcagctcctcctcttccGATCACCCATCTCACGGTAGGAAGGTGCACGGGAGCAGTGCTGCTTGCGCCATCGGCAATCTACTCCACCTCCTCCACTCCTCTCTGCATCATCTTTGTCGCCTCCACGGGCACACACAAAGAAAGATATGATTGAGGGGATAAGGGGAATGAGAGATGGACACATTCGCCACGGGTTGGTTTACGGCAAACGATACCCCCCTCCTCCTCAACTTACGTGGTTGTCTATGGCGCCAAGATTAGTATCATTTAATCGATGGTGGATGCACCGTTCGCTGTGAAACGGCAAAAAGTTGACGTTCCCCAGATAACATTTTCCTAAGTTTTCAATTAAACCTGAAGATATTTGTTGGAAAGAAGGAGAaaggttttttttttcttttttgacggGAAGAAGGAGAAAGGGTTAGCAGACTCGACACGGAAAAAACTTGCAGAGAACGCCTGAAAAGAAAGGAGCGGCGTCCCTTAAAAGAAAAACAAAGGAGAGGCGAAAAATCAAATGAGCAAGAGGAATTAATTAAACGGGAAAACGAGAGAAAGAAAACTTGACCAAACATCGCTGGTCAAACCAGAGCAACACCGCACTGCCTATAAATCCTCGCCACTACCACAAACTGACACCAAGAAGGCAGGGGCACCAGTTCAGGACACTCGCCCGCTCTCCAGCTGCCAGATCTCCAGCCCCAGGAGCTCCGAAGCAGTCTCTCCAATGGCGGTCAAGGTCTATGTCGTGTAAGCATCCGCACCACAGTCTTCTTCTACCTAGGCCCACATCCTAAATTAACTGATTTTCTTGGTCTTGTTCGGTGTATCCctgtccgaagattggccttcttTATCCCCCTAATGGATTACGATATTTCAACAATCTCAAAAGTCTTCCTAATTTACGCATTTGGACTAATTCCCGAGATGAAGTATCACTTTTAGTCAGGTAGATGCCGCACGGCTCTGGTTTTTTACCCCTTTGTTCGTAGGTAAGATCAGTAGATTGGCAGATGTTATTTCGTCAATGCGCGCCGATTATCTGATCGCGATGGGGAGAAAATGAGTCGGAGGAAAAATTGGACTCCTAATAATTCTACAGTGTTGATTTTTCGGTGCCAGGGTCTCGATCATGACGGTAGGTTGTCCCTGATGGAACTGATGCGTCAATAGTGGTGGGCTCCGGCGCTAATTGTGCTGCCCTCTTTCCATGCTTTTTTAATGCGCACCCCGGCGATTCTGCCCCAATTTTTCAGTTCCACTGATTGGCCCCAAAATTAATTAGTGACACACTGACGCTATTAGGTTAGAGCCTCATATCCTGTATCATCAGTGCAGCTCCTTACATATTTTAGTTGGGGTGGCTAGGGGTCAGATGACTGAAAAATAACTGTTTTCCTTCTTTCACATCAGGCTCTCCCTCTTTATCACACGCACATGTCTTTATATTACAATAAACTGAAGTGAAGTTGGTAACTCAAGTGAAATGTTTATGGTGTCTTGCAGAAGATACATGTTTAATCCTTTTCTATCGATCCTACCATAGTTAACATTTTATCCCTTTTAGCTATTGTGGGAGTTTCTCACATGCTTATATAATATGAGGTGATTAAACTATGGATGTCACTCTCATTGTTTTGATGTGCAACATTTCAGTCTTTCCTAATTTTGTATTCTCAGTGAAACATTGGTGATTTTGATTTCTGTGGATAACTTTTTTTGTGTGGAAATCCACCATTTTATCGTGGTACATTCATGTATGCTACCCTGTTTTCATATGAGCTAAAGGCCAACTGATAAACAGTACCAAACTGAAAGAACAGGAATTTATATAGACTACTGAAATAGTCCAAACGAATCATATGTTTGAGTGAATGATTTTTCAGAGAGAAGTGATACCCTCTGCCCCTCTCATGAATAACAGTTTAATTTCAAACAGCGTTTGTACAAGCCAGGCTATTGTTTTTTACTATGTTATGCCCCATGTTCAAGTAGTTACTTAAATTATTTTGGTCGACAACTGACCGGTTTAGCACTATCTGATGGAAGTTTTTCTATGGCCGGCCTAATGCAAGTCTAGATCTTAGAACTATGTACATGTATTATTTCTGACATGGACTTTTAACTACCAACCATGGAACTCAGCAACCCTGCAGTTTGAAACATCTGGATATTTTAATGCACATTTACACCTGACAATAGATTCAAATATTTTAAATTTTATTTGTTTTATCACTTCCTTGTGCTTATTAAGTCTTAGCTATGATGTACTTTTGTGGTTCCACCACATGCTTGTTATTTAATGTTCTCTTGAATGAAAGAAAAGTGAAAGAGATATGCTAGCAAATATGTTTCCTTCCTCGTCATCTTTCTGGAAAATAACAAAATTTTAAGAGGTGCTTTTGGATCCACATATCTTATTCTCCCTTTTAGATTTAATCTTTCCGTTACTTGCAAATTAAGGCAAAGGAGTATAGTATGAGTGATGATTATATAAACGTAGGCACCTTTAAGTATTTGCCATACAGTCCTTGAAATGTTTTTCTATCTGTCTCCTTAAAGATAAGCATAATGATCGCTAACATATGAAGTATGGACTATGAAAGTTTTGAAGGAAGCACAAATAAATAAACATGGCAAATTGAACAACAACGTTAAGCATTCCTACTCTCATAGACCGAAATTTGTAAAATGCACTGTTGATTCTTCCACAGGTACTACTCCATGTATGGACATGTCGCTAAACTAGCTGATGAGATCAAGAAAGGAGTGTCATCAGTTGAAGGTGTCGAAGCTAAAATATGGCAGGTTGGTCCCTGTAATCTCGTGTTTTAGCTCGCCACATTCTAAAATGCATGTAGACCAATCATCTGAAAAATAGAACATATCAGACACCCCAGATACCACTCTGGCTATGTTGCCTTCCAGACTACTGTACTAAGTTGTTCGAATTCTTATATGTAGAAAATTAATACAGAGTGCAGTTTTTACATACATCACTCTTCCTCTATTGTTATGCTAATCTTATATCGCTCTTAACATCTGAAAGGTCCCTGAAACTCTCCCCGAGGAAGTACTTGGAAAGATGGGCGCGCCTCCTAAGCTTGATGCCCCAATCATCACACCACAAGAACTTGCGGAGGCAGATGGGATCCTCTTTGGTTTCCCTACAAGGTTTGGCATGATGGCTGCGCAAATGAAGGCATTCTTTGACGCAACCGGTGGCCTGTGGAGGGAGCAGAGCCTTGCAGGCAAACCTGCAGGCATCTTCTTCAGCACCGGTACTCAGGGTGGCGGGCAGGAGACTACAGCGTGAGTCTCATTCAGCATTGTGGTGTTTAAAAAGAAAAGCCTCGTAATGAAACATCATCATAAGTTGACCTTATCATTTCTCTTTGTGCTCCTCTCCTCAGGTTGACAACAGTAACCCAGTTGACTCACCACGGCATGGTGTTCGTTCCCGTCGGGTACACCTTCGGTGCCAAGCTGTTCGACATGGACAAAGTTCAGGGTGGCAGCCCGTACGGCGCAGGCACATTCGCCGCCGATGGTTCGAGGTGGCCGTCTGAGATGGAGCTGGAGCACGCCTTCCACCAGGGCCAGTACTTTGCGAGCATCGCGAAGAAACTCAAGGGATCTGCTTGACCTCTGCTGTCTGCACATATCGTAAAGAAGGCATTTACATGGGCTCCACCGTATTGTCAATAGCTTGTTCTCTTCTTTTGTGGGTTCAGAAATTTGTGTCTCTGTGGAACTTCTATTGCAGCATGCGTGATATATGTGCTTTGATAGATTGGTTATATAGTTTGGAGTTGGATTGTGTCTACCATCATGTTTATATAATAATTGATTATCAATGGTTGTTTTGGCTGTCACTCGTGGGCATAGCAGTACTGTTCTATCTTAGGCCATCCTAGACGATAGTTGGACCAAGACTCTGTCCGATGCCATAAGATCAACACCCTAGAAATGGGCTCAAATGGGCTGACTCTGCAGGCTACTACAGCCATGACTTTGCTTCTGTGAACCGCCGGATAAAATTAAATAGTTTTTTTTCCTTTGGCTATTCTAGGAGTAGCAGGATTTGAACTCTGTACTCAAGCGTTGACGACAGTCGCTAATAACCACCAGGTCCAGCTCAGATGGTTGACAAGAACTAGGAAATAGTGCTATTTGACCTTCCTTTAGTATAAACTAGAagtgtgacccgcgcatttgcgcggctagatttatcAACTACATTGCAATTGATATGTCATTCCCAGTAAAAAAAATATTATACTAAattcaaaatatttttcaaagGTTTATAAGGTTGTGTTGAGCGATGTTTCTGAGTGAAGACAAAAGAAGGAAGACATTGAGGTCTCAATTTCAACATTGAAATCATGTACTATTCTTTCAGTTTTCCATTTTTTCAATGATATATTAGTGTCTATCTTTTTAATAATATTATCCTGTTGAAATTTAAAATTGTAATTACGAATATTTTGTTGCACATATGtaacattctgacccttttcccaCTTGTATTTGTTTTGATGCATACAGATTCTTCTCTAAGTGATGTTTTTTCTCGCACTCTTATTTGATTAATGGTTGATGCAAGTTGGTAAGTTGAGACGTCGTTTCTAATGCATCATTCTTTACTAATTGTTCAGAACTGATGTATATATAGTTTTTAAATATATTGTT from Triticum aestivum cultivar Chinese Spring chromosome 3B, IWGSC CS RefSeq v2.1, whole genome shotgun sequence includes these protein-coding regions:
- the LOC123071027 gene encoding NAD(P)H dehydrogenase (quinone) FQR1, which encodes MAVKVYVVYYSMYGHVAKLADEIKKGVSSVEGVEAKIWQVPETLPEEVLGKMGAPPKLDAPIITPQELAEADGILFGFPTRFGMMAAQMKAFFDATGGLWREQSLAGKPAGIFFSTGTQGGGQETTALTTVTQLTHHGMVFVPVGYTFGAKLFDMDKVQGGSPYGAGTFAADGSRWPSEMELEHAFHQGQYFASIAKKLKGSA